One window of the Thermodesulfovibrionia bacterium genome contains the following:
- a CDS encoding type II secretion system protein GspK — MCDKIEKAEINPLLNEKGGAAFILVIWIVVMLLVIVAEFSNTMRTELKITSNFKEEEEAYQLALAGFEQAKVEIMSVPGDAYVYFDGDGVLSFEKQGGDLNNGADEGFIFKRDVQLGKGSFKYTIIDESGKLNLNTASVTQLRYIIENTGVETEITDIVVDSIIDWRDPNSLHMINGAEEEYYRSLPLPYSCKDDNFDAVEELLLVKGVTPEIYYGSGATGGENEYQGIKDYFTVWGSNEITLSTSVSGVLEAVFGFDTANNIKSQLNAGLIPSAVPGGKVTSNYFTIISTGFNRDSTIKRSIKVTAQKTAKGLETLYWNDNYAG, encoded by the coding sequence ATGTGTGATAAGATTGAGAAGGCTGAAATCAATCCTCTTCTGAATGAGAAGGGCGGCGCGGCATTCATACTTGTGATATGGATAGTCGTCATGCTGCTTGTTATTGTTGCCGAGTTCTCCAACACCATGAGGACCGAGCTGAAGATCACCAGCAACTTCAAAGAGGAGGAGGAGGCTTACCAGCTGGCGCTTGCCGGCTTTGAACAGGCGAAGGTTGAGATAATGTCTGTGCCGGGTGATGCTTATGTATATTTTGACGGGGACGGGGTTCTCTCTTTCGAAAAACAGGGCGGGGATTTAAATAACGGCGCTGACGAGGGTTTCATCTTTAAGAGGGATGTCCAGCTTGGCAAAGGAAGTTTTAAATATACTATTATTGATGAGAGCGGAAAACTTAATCTTAATACAGCTTCTGTAACCCAGTTGAGGTATATAATTGAGAACACAGGTGTTGAGACAGAAATAACGGATATCGTTGTTGACTCTATCATTGATTGGCGCGACCCTAACAGCCTGCATATGATAAACGGGGCAGAGGAAGAATATTACCGGTCATTGCCTCTTCCTTACAGCTGCAAGGATGATAACTTTGATGCTGTTGAGGAGCTGCTGCTTGTGAAAGGGGTCACCCCGGAGATATATTACGGCTCAGGCGCAACAGGCGGAGAGAACGAATATCAAGGGATCAAGGACTATTTCACTGTATGGGGCTCGAACGAGATAACTCTCAGCACTTCAGTATCCGGGGTGCTTGAGGCTGTCTTTGGATTTGATACTGCGAATAATATAAAAAGTCAGCTGAATGCAGGTTTAATACCGAGTGCAGTTCCAGGGGGCAAGGTGACATCGAATTACTTTACGATCATTTCGACAGGCTTTAACAGGGACAGCACGATAAAGAGGAGCATAAAGGTGACCGCGCAGAAGACAGCTAAAGGGCTGGAGACATTATACTGGAATGATAACTATGCTGGATAA
- a CDS encoding PilN domain-containing protein — protein sequence MITMLDKLFGVFTGVEFRDDSLTVSILKNGLSGMRLLSSSSFPFKDDDITIAAIRGYVKKNAAGAGRVFVTIPDRWALIKFADVPSTKGRGRKALPNMMKYEIERHIPFDMDTVLYDFQVVEETDSTCTVVFVTVQKNRAEKVREFLKKLSLEPQGITVSSFAVLNSVELGGIHAGGWKSVIGIKPGAGHLAQKGETNVSLYIDKAGASLAVIRNGYALRVRSFPCGSGDASDVLSGDIDSYLSEIKTELDLEGYKKLIVSGDDSVFPRLAGDLSSRIGAVTVAVKALPRFSGASGSKDAKDLAPSVGGCFGELGIGRYRINILPHKLDYEKNRGASFAAKILACIAISLVVLIGASEFLKLRGLLKRIDEEIKKNEPMIIQYRALSAELESYRKQDDFLAAVEGSDLTIEVLAELSKILPDDTWISNLQYGKAIHSDKENAPGELIIGGYSDSASKLISLLEASPMFENVQFVGSINKTKDKEGFKIKASVIKPVVAANDESDIVKPVVETNNEPAI from the coding sequence ATGATAACTATGCTGGATAAGCTTTTCGGTGTCTTTACAGGAGTAGAGTTCAGGGATGACTCGCTTACAGTATCAATACTGAAGAACGGGTTATCCGGCATGAGGCTGCTGTCTTCATCATCATTTCCTTTTAAGGATGATGATATAACGATAGCCGCCATCAGGGGATATGTTAAGAAGAACGCCGCCGGAGCAGGCAGGGTCTTTGTCACTATCCCTGACAGATGGGCGCTTATCAAGTTCGCAGATGTACCGTCTACAAAAGGCAGGGGCAGAAAGGCGCTTCCCAATATGATGAAGTATGAGATCGAGCGCCACATACCCTTTGATATGGATACTGTGCTCTATGATTTCCAGGTAGTCGAAGAGACAGATTCAACCTGTACTGTTGTTTTTGTGACCGTACAGAAGAACAGGGCTGAAAAGGTGCGTGAATTTCTCAAGAAGCTTTCCCTGGAGCCGCAAGGCATAACTGTCTCTTCATTTGCCGTGCTTAATTCTGTTGAACTTGGCGGTATTCATGCAGGCGGCTGGAAGAGCGTCATAGGTATCAAGCCTGGAGCCGGGCATCTGGCGCAGAAGGGCGAAACAAATGTCTCTCTTTATATTGATAAAGCAGGGGCCAGCCTTGCTGTTATCAGAAATGGTTACGCTTTGCGTGTCAGGTCATTCCCCTGCGGTTCAGGTGATGCTTCAGATGTTTTATCCGGCGATATCGACAGCTATCTTTCTGAGATAAAGACCGAGCTTGACCTTGAAGGATATAAAAAGCTGATCGTTTCAGGTGATGACTCTGTATTCCCCAGGCTTGCCGGTGACCTCTCCTCCAGGATTGGAGCAGTTACGGTCGCGGTTAAAGCGCTTCCGCGTTTTTCAGGCGCATCGGGTTCTAAAGATGCAAAGGATCTTGCCCCATCCGTGGGCGGCTGTTTCGGCGAGCTCGGCATAGGAAGATACAGGATAAATATACTTCCTCATAAGCTTGACTATGAGAAGAACAGGGGTGCCTCCTTTGCGGCAAAGATATTAGCATGTATTGCAATATCCCTTGTTGTTCTTATTGGGGCATCGGAGTTTTTGAAGCTGAGGGGATTGCTTAAAAGGATAGACGAAGAAATAAAGAAGAATGAGCCTATGATCATCCAATACAGGGCGCTTTCCGCCGAGCTGGAATCCTACAGGAAACAGGACGATTTTCTGGCTGCTGTTGAGGGAAGCGATTTAACTATCGAAGTGCTGGCTGAGCTTTCAAAAATATTGCCGGATGATACATGGATATCCAACCTGCAGTATGGCAAGGCCATTCACAGTGACAAGGAAAATGCCCCGGGTGAGCTTATTATCGGCGGGTATTCGGATTCAGCTTCAAAACTTATATCTTTGTTAGAGGCTTCTCCAATGTTTGAGAATGTCCAGTTTGTAGGGTCTATAAACAAGACGAAGGATAAAGAGGGATTCAAGATAAAAGCCTCTGTTATTAAACCCGTTGTGGCGGCAAATGATGAATCTGACATTGTAAAACCTGTAGTGGAGACAAATAATGAACCTGCCATTTAG
- the gspD gene encoding type II secretion system secretin GspD has translation MRRLLIIFTVLSFLFSSVLIGFAQEPVAEVQVASETEGQILKDKAITQDVVTEEVLTEQEQLLNERPALPPILPPSNMTPDQVRSFFTKPGEKAEEEEFMILNFDDADIKDILATVSAITKVNFILGTNVSGKITIHSAEKIPVSEVFSVFETILQVNNLSLVKSGSFFKVLPSSEARQNPLEIFQYKDAKTVPYGDRLITQLIYLEHIPIKDMSGLLKDMISKVGSITPHPRLNMLIINDLASNLKNVLRIIDEVDVDAFKDTRMSFYRLKNSDVATLSKELLDIINALNIGREGLSIIPIERLNSLVVFSSGPGLLKTIEAWIHKLDDEVTTGQNIFVYNVQNVDAKKIAAVLKTIYEKSASIPTVGESAPPKEIKKDATPTTKSGTAQSLSQSTVESSGRVEIDTFESTNSLVILASPGVYKEISDTIKKLDMYPKQVLIEVVIAEVNLDDDNQFGIQWSLLRNINIEGITSPDAQGLVQNSAKIPPLGTALPTLGAAGNSGLSLILFDPGRITAMIHALASTTKLNILSSPRLLVRDKEEASIEVGSDIPIATSTTSISGTTTATQNIEYKTVGIKLKIKPSINDEKTVVLNVEQEVSDTGADQSIGPEGYTYPSFSTRLTKTSVVVPDNKGILIGGIIKERNEKGYQGIPLLSAIPYLGSLFRYTTMTKSKTELVIFLTPHVVTNSTEADMVTSDFVSQLKNLKKSVKKEDISSDIFKPYTRE, from the coding sequence ATGCGAAGACTATTAATTATATTTACTGTCCTGTCTTTTCTGTTCTCTTCAGTATTGATCGGTTTTGCACAGGAGCCTGTTGCAGAAGTTCAGGTTGCTTCAGAAACTGAAGGCCAGATATTAAAAGATAAGGCCATAACACAGGATGTAGTTACTGAAGAGGTACTTACTGAGCAGGAACAGCTCCTGAACGAAAGGCCGGCCTTGCCGCCTATTCTTCCTCCTTCAAACATGACTCCCGATCAGGTCAGGTCATTCTTCACAAAGCCAGGCGAGAAGGCTGAAGAGGAAGAATTCATGATCCTGAATTTCGATGACGCTGACATCAAGGATATCCTTGCGACTGTAAGCGCGATAACCAAAGTTAACTTTATTCTCGGTACAAATGTCTCCGGCAAGATAACTATCCATTCTGCAGAGAAGATACCTGTCAGCGAGGTCTTCTCGGTCTTTGAAACTATCCTTCAGGTCAACAATTTGTCGCTTGTGAAGTCAGGCAGTTTCTTCAAGGTGCTCCCGAGCTCTGAGGCGAGGCAGAACCCGCTTGAGATATTTCAGTACAAAGATGCGAAGACAGTCCCTTACGGTGACAGGCTGATAACACAGCTTATATATCTGGAACATATCCCTATTAAGGATATGTCAGGACTGCTCAAGGATATGATTTCAAAGGTAGGGTCTATCACTCCGCACCCGAGGCTTAACATGCTCATCATAAACGACCTTGCATCAAACTTAAAGAATGTCCTTAGGATCATAGATGAGGTTGATGTCGATGCTTTCAAGGATACGAGGATGTCGTTCTACAGGCTCAAGAACTCTGATGTCGCCACCCTTTCCAAAGAACTGCTCGATATCATAAACGCGCTGAATATAGGCAGGGAAGGCCTTTCCATTATACCTATTGAAAGGCTCAACAGCCTTGTTGTCTTCTCCTCAGGCCCGGGACTTTTAAAGACGATTGAGGCATGGATACATAAGCTTGATGACGAGGTCACTACAGGCCAGAACATATTTGTTTACAATGTGCAGAACGTCGATGCAAAAAAGATAGCCGCTGTCCTGAAGACGATATATGAGAAAAGCGCTTCGATACCCACAGTAGGGGAATCCGCCCCCCCAAAAGAGATAAAAAAAGATGCAACTCCAACCACCAAATCCGGCACGGCACAATCATTGTCACAGTCGACAGTCGAATCATCCGGCAGGGTAGAGATTGATACTTTTGAGTCGACAAACTCGCTTGTCATACTCGCCTCGCCGGGAGTATACAAGGAGATCAGCGATACGATCAAGAAGCTTGATATGTATCCGAAACAGGTTCTTATTGAGGTTGTCATAGCCGAGGTCAATCTTGATGATGATAACCAGTTTGGGATTCAGTGGTCTTTATTGCGCAATATTAATATCGAAGGCATTACATCTCCGGATGCTCAAGGGCTTGTGCAGAACAGTGCAAAAATTCCTCCATTAGGAACGGCATTGCCAACATTGGGGGCTGCCGGGAACAGCGGCCTTTCGTTAATACTCTTTGATCCGGGCCGGATCACAGCGATGATACACGCGCTTGCAAGCACGACAAAGCTCAATATTCTCTCAAGCCCGAGGCTTCTGGTCAGAGACAAGGAGGAGGCGAGCATAGAGGTCGGCAGTGACATACCCATAGCCACAAGCACCACCTCGATAAGCGGGACAACTACAGCTACACAGAATATCGAGTATAAGACTGTCGGCATAAAGCTCAAGATAAAGCCGAGTATTAATGATGAAAAGACGGTCGTTCTCAATGTTGAGCAGGAGGTCTCTGATACCGGGGCTGACCAATCTATCGGACCAGAAGGTTATACATACCCTTCTTTCTCAACAAGGCTTACAAAGACATCTGTAGTTGTGCCGGATAACAAGGGCATCTTAATAGGAGGGATAATAAAGGAGAGGAATGAAAAGGGGTACCAGGGCATTCCGCTCCTGAGTGCAATACCTTATCTCGGAAGCCTCTTCCGCTATACTACCATGACAAAGAGCAAGACCGAACTTGTTATCTTCCTGACCCCTCATGTTGTGACGAACAGCACTGAAGCGGATATGGTTACCAGTGATTTTGTGAGTCAGCTTAAAAACCTTAAGAAGTCGGTTAAGAAGGAAGATATCAGTTCAGATATATTCAAACCTTACACCCGGGAATAG
- a CDS encoding GspH/FimT family pseudopilin, with amino-acid sequence MRPDPSRSGFTLVELVIVMLIMGIAAGVTGIVVGKKSGGAEIKKAAREISASLRFARSRAISEKRSYFFIVNNVTMTYGLYDAGIDKKEDLENLRLKKDLPKDLRRITYNKIVPNLFQIEFTPQGSSSAGVIEIMNDSRRYVISVSRLTGRVNVDNPKL; translated from the coding sequence ATGAGACCTGATCCCTCCCGAAGCGGCTTCACACTTGTTGAGCTTGTTATTGTAATGCTGATCATGGGTATAGCGGCGGGTGTCACCGGTATAGTGGTGGGCAAGAAGTCCGGCGGCGCTGAGATCAAGAAGGCAGCGAGAGAGATATCAGCGTCTCTGAGATTTGCAAGAAGCCGTGCGATATCAGAGAAGAGATCTTATTTTTTTATAGTAAATAATGTGACCATGACATACGGACTGTATGATGCCGGGATCGACAAAAAGGAAGACCTTGAGAACTTGCGCCTTAAAAAGGATCTGCCCAAGGATCTGCGGCGGATCACGTATAACAAAATAGTGCCGAACCTCTTTCAGATAGAATTTACTCCCCAGGGCAGTTCATCAGCAGGGGTGATAGAGATCATGAATGACAGCAGGAGATATGTTATATCGGTCAGCAGGCTCACCGGGAGGGTCAATGTTGACAATCCGAAACTGTAG
- a CDS encoding type II secretion system F family protein, which yields MGTYSYDATTKDGRDITGTIEADDERTAVQRIQEMGYFPLKVDKAKEGTQGILSKLLTPVTSGVGSKDLMNFTYQLGVLLEAGFPLEKSLSIQSELTEKKALKDIVDEILNHVRNGKSFSDALSRFPLVFPAFYVNMVRAGEAGGFLEDTISKMTSYLESTQTMKDDVQSALIYPAILVVVGSGTIIILLTFVVPMFTQIFADMEATLPLPTKILLVVSNWFRNYWWAFLLLLSAAFVTARAYLKSEPGKRWWDSFRFKLPVIGKLFKEIIVSRFARTLGTLLASGVPILNSLQIVGGALGSEKMSSIIASVRESVRKGRGISEPLRNNDIFPTLAVHMVTIGEDTGKLDHMLIKIAERFDIEVKITTKRLLTLFGPILILAMGVIVTFILISILLAMLTINELPF from the coding sequence GTGGGGACTTACTCTTACGACGCGACCACAAAAGACGGCAGGGACATCACAGGCACGATCGAGGCTGATGATGAACGCACTGCTGTACAGCGCATCCAGGAGATGGGCTATTTCCCTTTAAAGGTTGATAAAGCTAAAGAAGGAACACAAGGAATTCTATCAAAACTTTTAACTCCTGTAACATCAGGTGTCGGCAGTAAGGACCTGATGAACTTCACATACCAGCTCGGTGTACTTCTTGAAGCTGGTTTCCCCCTCGAGAAGTCTCTCTCCATCCAGTCGGAACTTACAGAGAAGAAGGCATTAAAAGATATAGTTGACGAGATACTCAACCATGTCAGGAACGGGAAGTCCTTTTCAGACGCGCTTTCAAGGTTCCCCCTGGTTTTCCCTGCATTTTACGTCAATATGGTAAGGGCCGGAGAGGCCGGAGGATTTCTTGAAGATACCATATCAAAGATGACATCATACCTTGAGAGTACTCAGACGATGAAAGATGATGTGCAGTCTGCTCTTATTTATCCTGCAATACTTGTTGTGGTTGGAAGCGGGACTATCATAATCCTGCTTACATTCGTAGTGCCGATGTTCACGCAGATATTTGCCGATATGGAAGCAACGCTTCCGCTGCCTACCAAGATACTGCTTGTTGTCAGCAACTGGTTCAGGAATTACTGGTGGGCATTTCTGCTGCTCCTTTCAGCAGCTTTTGTGACAGCAAGGGCTTATCTGAAGAGCGAGCCTGGGAAGAGGTGGTGGGATTCTTTCAGGTTCAAGCTGCCCGTTATAGGCAAGCTTTTCAAGGAGATCATAGTCTCACGTTTTGCAAGGACACTTGGGACTTTGCTGGCAAGCGGCGTACCGATCTTGAACTCGCTGCAGATAGTCGGCGGAGCGCTTGGGAGCGAAAAGATGTCCAGTATAATAGCATCAGTAAGGGAGTCTGTTAGAAAAGGGAGGGGCATATCCGAGCCTCTGAGAAACAACGATATATTCCCCACGCTGGCGGTTCACATGGTTACCATAGGAGAGGATACCGGCAAGCTCGACCATATGCTCATCAAGATAGCCGAACGCTTTGATATAGAGGTCAAGATAACTACGAAGCGGCTGCTTACGCTTTTCGGCCCGATCCTGATACTTGCTATGGGAGTCATAGTTACTTTTATACTGATCTCCATACTTCTTGCAATGCTGACCATTAATGAATTGCCGTTTTAG
- a CDS encoding type II secretion system protein has translation MLTIRNCRSRGFTLIEVIVSVAIMSICLVMVMRLFSAGLRASRSSCDYTRAMVHAKEKMEELSFKPEAGSGDFDDGFKWEAELVPYMFSEEARYNLWQLKVKISWTTAVTKESSIELVSLKALTNDEAT, from the coding sequence ATGTTGACAATCCGAAACTGTAGAAGCAGGGGGTTCACCCTTATCGAGGTGATCGTTTCGGTAGCGATCATGTCGATATGCCTTGTAATGGTGATGCGCCTCTTTTCCGCAGGGCTGCGGGCAAGCAGGTCATCGTGTGACTATACGAGGGCTATGGTTCATGCAAAGGAAAAGATGGAAGAGCTTTCTTTTAAGCCTGAAGCAGGCAGCGGGGATTTTGATGACGGTTTCAAGTGGGAGGCGGAGCTTGTCCCTTATATGTTTTCTGAAGAGGCAAGGTATAACTTATGGCAGCTGAAGGTAAAGATATCATGGACAACAGCGGTTACAAAGGAGAGTTCAATAGAGCTTGTCAGCTTAAAGGCATTGACCAATGATGAGGCGACATAA
- a CDS encoding prepilin-type N-terminal cleavage/methylation domain-containing protein yields MMRRHNAGRLNCNGFTLVEILLAMTIMSIVTLVVGSVFRLGMNAWERGESETAQTQKLRILSGLISQQIKSAYPYWMMFEDERAVIFEGESDSLMFVTALTDASSSGFKWVRYFYKDGVLYYKEGPLPDKEFHDKISGDEEVFDPEIGKVTFSYFSPEEEEWLQSWESWEGFPEAVRVEIDPFEPFIITMPASLRLK; encoded by the coding sequence ATGATGAGGCGACATAATGCAGGGAGATTAAACTGTAACGGATTTACGCTGGTTGAGATCCTGCTTGCCATGACGATAATGAGCATTGTTACTCTGGTAGTGGGCAGTGTTTTCAGGCTTGGGATGAATGCCTGGGAAAGGGGAGAATCCGAGACAGCCCAGACACAGAAGCTTAGGATATTATCCGGCCTGATCTCACAGCAGATAAAGTCAGCTTATCCTTACTGGATGATGTTTGAAGATGAGAGGGCAGTGATATTTGAAGGAGAGAGCGACTCTTTAATGTTTGTCACCGCCCTTACTGACGCATCCTCTTCAGGCTTTAAATGGGTGAGATATTTTTATAAGGACGGCGTGCTTTACTATAAGGAGGGGCCTCTTCCGGACAAGGAGTTTCATGACAAGATATCAGGTGATGAAGAGGTGTTTGACCCTGAGATAGGTAAGGTCACTTTCTCTTACTTCTCCCCTGAAGAGGAGGAGTGGCTTCAGTCATGGGAGTCATGGGAGGGCTTCCCTGAAGCTGTACGGGTTGAGATAGACCCGTTCGAGCCGTTTATAATTACGATGCCTGCCTCATTAAGGCTTAAATGA
- the gspG gene encoding type II secretion system major pseudopilin GspG, with protein sequence MENISKQRSEKTKGFTLLELMVVMVILGLLGAIVLPRFMGKIGQAKNKAAATQISYFEIALDSFYLDVGHYPTTSEGLAALITSPGGVPEWNGPYLKKSEVPTDPWKNPYHYVSPGSHGDYDIYSYGADATEGGEGDNADIVSWKAN encoded by the coding sequence ATGGAGAATATATCAAAGCAAAGATCAGAGAAGACAAAAGGGTTTACCCTTCTTGAACTGATGGTGGTTATGGTGATATTAGGCCTTTTGGGAGCTATTGTTCTGCCGAGGTTCATGGGGAAGATAGGGCAGGCCAAGAATAAGGCGGCAGCTACACAGATCAGCTATTTTGAGATAGCGCTTGATTCCTTCTACCTTGATGTAGGGCATTATCCAACTACCTCAGAGGGGCTTGCTGCTTTGATCACCTCGCCCGGAGGTGTTCCTGAATGGAACGGCCCGTATCTTAAGAAGTCAGAAGTCCCCACTGATCCGTGGAAGAACCCATATCATTATGTATCACCCGGAAGCCATGGCGACTATGATATCTATTCTTACGGCGCAGATGCTACAGAAGGCGGCGAAGGGGATAATGCCGACATAGTCAGCTGGAAGGCCAATTAG
- a CDS encoding GspMb/PilO family protein, with translation MNLPFRVSAREKRVFITGTVLAVLIIIYWITGWYGDIKTEMADLTDAKQMMLQKQMKNLSDMGLLQEKLDNIKQSASTGQKSLLNGNKPPVAAAELQSILKDMLTSLQIDMKSERTLAAVDAGYYLGVPVEIGFISDTEKLKGFLYRLRVSALLLNVTDLKARVTNANNPEDTYITLVITGFIKKPADEEAVKKEK, from the coding sequence ATGAACCTGCCATTTAGAGTCAGCGCAAGGGAGAAGAGGGTTTTTATTACAGGTACGGTCTTGGCCGTTCTGATAATTATTTATTGGATCACGGGATGGTACGGGGATATCAAAACGGAGATGGCCGACCTGACCGATGCGAAGCAGATGATGCTTCAAAAGCAGATGAAGAACCTGTCTGACATGGGACTTCTTCAGGAGAAATTGGACAATATAAAGCAGAGCGCCTCAACAGGGCAGAAGTCCCTGCTGAATGGTAATAAGCCGCCGGTCGCGGCTGCCGAACTTCAGAGCATTCTGAAGGATATGCTCACTTCCCTGCAGATCGATATGAAGTCTGAACGCACACTTGCGGCTGTTGACGCCGGCTATTATCTTGGTGTTCCGGTTGAGATAGGTTTTATTTCGGATACGGAAAAGCTGAAGGGCTTTCTTTACAGGCTCAGAGTGTCTGCGCTTCTGCTTAATGTCACAGATCTGAAAGCAAGGGTGACTAATGCAAATAATCCTGAAGATACATATATTACATTGGTGATAACCGGCTTTATCAAGAAGCCTGCAGATGAAGAGGCGGTTAAAAAAGAGAAATGA
- the gspE gene encoding type II secretion system ATPase GspE: MALRNSLIKKSDSLLGETLVEKNLITPEKLSIALKEQSSLGKNHRRIGEILISLGFIAEDDMLLALASQLGLQFIKFTQFPKMLPEDNYPTVKFMKEYNLVPIGSGADSIRFAMADPLDEYALSSIMSFSDKKLEIVLSSGKDIMEAIEQYFGTDVHMTSIMEGMREEDVETDAVEMHEDVHHLRDMAFEAPIVKLVNMVLTRAVESRVSDIHIEPFENNVKVRYRIDGALSEVELLPKRIQAAVISRIKIMSRLNIAEVRLPQDGRIKLRVSGREIDLRVSTMPTAHGESIVMRILDSGASLIDLRYLGFPEKTLQDYMSMITTPYGMILVTGPTGSGKTTTLYASLSKINSEDKKIITIEDPIEYQTDGINQIQVNPKIGLTFANGLRHIVRQDPDVIMVGEIRDIETAEISIHSALTGHLVFSTLHTNDASGAVTRLLDMGIEGFLVSSSLIGVLAQRLVRVICPACKEVFTPPVQLMDKVRPNIGDAPAYHGAGCGECRQTGYRGRIGIFELMKVNEAIRRMILDKASSDVIRDKAIAGGMQTLSQNGWQKVREGITTIEEVMRVTQEGS; the protein is encoded by the coding sequence ATGGCACTCAGAAATTCATTAATAAAAAAGAGTGACAGCCTGCTGGGCGAAACACTTGTCGAAAAAAATCTTATAACTCCGGAGAAGCTGAGTATAGCATTGAAGGAGCAGTCTTCCCTCGGCAAGAACCACCGCCGCATCGGCGAGATTCTCATTAGTCTCGGGTTTATTGCTGAGGATGACATGCTGCTGGCGCTTGCTTCCCAGCTTGGCCTGCAGTTTATCAAGTTCACCCAATTCCCCAAGATGCTTCCTGAAGATAATTACCCTACCGTAAAGTTCATGAAGGAGTACAATCTTGTTCCTATAGGTTCAGGCGCTGATTCAATCAGGTTCGCTATGGCTGATCCTCTTGATGAGTATGCTCTCAGTTCCATAATGAGCTTTTCCGACAAAAAGCTGGAGATAGTGCTCAGCAGCGGGAAGGATATCATGGAAGCGATAGAGCAGTACTTTGGCACAGACGTGCATATGACCAGCATTATGGAGGGGATGCGGGAGGAAGATGTAGAGACAGATGCTGTTGAGATGCATGAAGATGTCCATCACTTAAGGGATATGGCGTTTGAGGCGCCGATAGTAAAGCTTGTCAATATGGTCCTGACCCGCGCTGTTGAGAGCAGGGTGAGTGATATTCATATAGAGCCTTTTGAGAATAATGTAAAGGTCAGATACAGGATAGACGGCGCATTGAGCGAGGTGGAGCTGCTGCCGAAAAGAATACAGGCAGCGGTCATCTCAAGGATAAAGATAATGTCGAGGCTTAATATCGCCGAGGTGCGGCTTCCGCAGGACGGAAGGATAAAGCTCAGGGTATCAGGCAGGGAGATAGACCTCAGGGTATCGACCATGCCAACGGCGCATGGCGAGAGCATAGTCATGAGGATACTTGACAGCGGAGCCTCTTTGATAGACCTCAGGTATCTCGGTTTTCCTGAAAAGACGCTCCAGGACTACATGAGCATGATCACAACTCCCTACGGAATGATACTCGTCACCGGCCCTACCGGAAGCGGCAAGACGACCACTCTTTACGCGTCATTGAGCAAGATCAATTCCGAAGACAAAAAGATAATAACGATAGAGGACCCTATCGAGTACCAGACCGACGGCATAAACCAGATACAGGTCAACCCGAAGATAGGGCTCACCTTTGCCAACGGGCTCAGGCATATTGTGCGTCAGGACCCTGATGTTATCATGGTCGGTGAGATAAGGGATATAGAGACAGCTGAGATATCCATCCATTCCGCGCTGACCGGTCATCTTGTATTCAGTACACTACACACTAATGACGCATCCGGCGCTGTAACAAGGCTTCTTGACATGGGCATAGAGGGGTTTCTGGTCTCGTCATCTCTTATAGGTGTTCTTGCGCAGAGGCTTGTCAGGGTCATCTGTCCTGCATGCAAAGAGGTCTTTACCCCTCCTGTCCAGCTTATGGATAAGGTCAGGCCCAATATTGGCGATGCACCTGCCTATCATGGCGCGGGCTGCGGAGAGTGCAGGCAGACCGGATACAGAGGCAGGATAGGTATCTTTGAACTGATGAAAGTGAATGAGGCGATTAGAAGGATGATACTTGATAAGGCAAGCTCTGATGTTATAAGAGATAAGGCGATAGCAGGAGGTATGCAGACCCTTTCTCAGAACGGATGGCAGAAGGTCAGGGAAGGGATCACTACCATAGAAGAGGTCATGAGGGTGACGCAGGAGGGTAGTTAG